The DNA sequence GCTATCTTTCTAACTTCATCATAATCTATAACTTCAGTTTCCTTATCTACTCCATAAGCTATAAAGTTAAAGTAGGTTCCTGAAATATTAACTGGGCTGCCATGGGTTAAGTGCCCACCTTGCGATAAATTCATGCCTAATACCTTATCACCAGGTTTTAATACTGCAAAATACACCCCTAGGTTGGCATTAGAACCAGAGTGAGGTTGAACGTTTGCATGCTCTGCACCAAATAATTTTTTCAACCTCTCAATGGCCAAATTCTCTACCATATCCACATATTCACAGCCTCCGTAATATCTCTTACTTGGATATCCTTCAGCATATTTATTGGTCAACTGGCTCCCCATTGCTTCCATCACAGAAGCTGAAACAAAGTTTTCAGAGGCAATTAACTCAATGTGATCCTGTTGCCTATTTACCTCCAATTCAATTATTTTCATTACTTCTGAATCAAATTTTGCTAAATTACTATAGTCCATAATAACCCTCTTTCTTGGATACTATTATATTAACTAATTACTTATATCTCATATCAGGAAAGAAATATGGATATCCCATTAAATACGCCTTTAGTTCCCCAGATTTTGCAGCTTCAGCAGCAGGCCACTCAATATAAGTTGCCTGATAAGCAACTCTTTCTGTTAAATCAGCAATCCATGCACATGGACATATCTGATCAACAATTTTATTCTGAAGTTCTGCATATTTAGCAAAACGCTCATCTTTATCTGTTGTAGCTAATGCGTTTTCAATTTCAGAATCTAATTCATCACTTAAATACCAATGACAATTTTCATAAGTACCTGCTGTCTTGCTATGGAAACCAGCTTCCAATGTTGCTCCAGCTTCATTATATTGTGGACCGGAATTTATAGTTGTTACATGTGGAGTACTTTCTGGATTTGATACTCTTTCTTGTATAGTCACCCATGGAGCTTTTGTTATCTCAACATTAATTCCTACTTGTTTAGCTGCAGCTTGAAAAGCCAATGCAACTTTTTCAATATCCTGAACATCTGAATTGACAAGAAATTCTACTGTAAAATCCTGATAGTTATCAGCGTATTTTGACTTTAAAATATATTCTTTGGCTTTTTCTAAGTCATACTTATATTGATTAGTTTTTATACTACCTGCAGTATACGAAGATACAGGTCCATAATTAATCTTTGAATCCACAAATACATCGTTAACTAACATATCATAATCGAATAAACAACTTAATGCCTTTCTAAAATTAACATCATCAGTAGGTGCAAGTGTTGTATTATAGAAAACATTTTGGACTAACCTTGTTGAATATGGCACAATTTCAATACCTTCCAGTTTGGAAAGAGCTTCAAGACTTTCTGTACTCTGCCACATATCACTAATTTCTAGTTGCTTATTAGCTAACATCGTACGAACAGTTGATGGTTCTGTACCATATATTATTTTGAAAGACTCCGGAGCATTTTCTTCCCATCCCATATGCCAATCATCAAATTTAACTGCATAAAAATAATCTTGTTGTACCAATTCTTTGGCCATATAAGGTCCTGAACCAGCATCATTAGTAATTAAAAAGTCTCTACCATAATCCCCATATTCTCCATAAGGTCCCTCTATAATATTTTCCATAACCAAATCCTCATTTAAAATGTATAGTCTACATAAAGAATCTACAAATGGACCAAATGGATGATCTAGAACAAATTTTACAGTATAGTCGTCAATTGCTACTACATCCTTTATTATATCGCTATAAAGATAGGCAAACCCTTCACCAATAGTTATTAATCGTTTTGCTGAAAATGCAACATCAGATGCTGTTAATTCTGAACCATCATGGAATTTAACTCCTTTCTTTAAATAAAAAGTATATTCTGTACCATCATCACTTACTTCCCAATCAGTAGCTAACCATGGCTTAACACCATCTTCTGTTGGAAATACTAATGTATCATATAAATTAACAAACGCAATCGAACTTGAATTGCTTATTCCTATTGCAGGGTCAATAACCGGAGTACTGTCAGCTGTAATTCTAATAATCTTTTCAC is a window from the Tepidimicrobium xylanilyticum genome containing:
- a CDS encoding ABC transporter substrate-binding protein, producing MKKWVSFILVFIMVMALLVGCGRDSKEETVTSSESDDTALPAGEKIIRITADSTPVIDPAIGISNSSSIAFVNLYDTLVFPTEDGVKPWLATDWEVSDDGTEYTFYLKKGVKFHDGSELTASDVAFSAKRLITIGEGFAYLYSDIIKDVVAIDDYTVKFVLDHPFGPFVDSLCRLYILNEDLVMENIIEGPYGEYGDYGRDFLITNDAGSGPYMAKELVQQDYFYAVKFDDWHMGWEENAPESFKIIYGTEPSTVRTMLANKQLEISDMWQSTESLEALSKLEGIEIVPYSTRLVQNVFYNTTLAPTDDVNFRKALSCLFDYDMLVNDVFVDSKINYGPVSSYTAGSIKTNQYKYDLEKAKEYILKSKYADNYQDFTVEFLVNSDVQDIEKVALAFQAAAKQVGINVEITKAPWVTIQERVSNPESTPHVTTINSGPQYNEAGATLEAGFHSKTAGTYENCHWYLSDELDSEIENALATTDKDERFAKYAELQNKIVDQICPCAWIADLTERVAYQATYIEWPAAEAAKSGELKAYLMGYPYFFPDMRYK